The following are encoded in a window of Fibrobacter succinogenes genomic DNA:
- a CDS encoding MoxR family ATPase: protein MDIQELSEKIRQQSSFCMNLLHEVEDTVIGQKAMVESILTGILADGHVLLEGLPGLAKTTAVKAFADAVSLDFKRIQFTPDLLPADLLGTTIYNAREAKFETRKGPLFTNLVLADEINRAPSKVQSALLEAMQERHITIGDETFKLDEPFLVLATQNPIEQEGTYPLPEAQVDRFLLKVKVSYPNKADEMKILDAVSGAGLRQPKAVATKEDILKARELVKQVYVDERVREYIVNLVLATRDPGSIKRSDLVGFVEVGASPRASIGLAQASKAHAFIQGRAYVTPEDVKAVAMEVLRHRVILSYEAEAEEVTAETVVQKILDSVEVP from the coding sequence ATGGTCGAAAGCATTCTGACGGGTATTTTGGCGGATGGCCATGTGCTTTTGGAAGGTCTTCCGGGCCTTGCCAAGACGACTGCGGTGAAGGCTTTTGCAGATGCTGTGTCGCTCGACTTCAAGCGTATCCAGTTTACTCCTGATTTGCTGCCGGCAGACTTGCTCGGTACGACGATTTATAACGCCCGCGAGGCAAAGTTCGAAACGCGCAAGGGTCCGCTTTTTACGAACCTTGTGCTTGCTGACGAAATCAACCGTGCTCCGTCGAAGGTGCAGAGTGCATTGCTCGAAGCCATGCAGGAACGCCACATCACGATTGGCGATGAAACGTTCAAGCTCGACGAACCGTTCTTGGTGCTTGCCACGCAGAACCCGATTGAACAGGAAGGCACGTATCCGCTGCCGGAAGCTCAGGTGGACCGTTTCCTCTTGAAGGTAAAGGTCAGCTACCCGAACAAGGCCGACGAAATGAAGATTCTCGATGCTGTTTCGGGCGCAGGACTTCGCCAGCCGAAGGCTGTCGCGACGAAGGAAGATATCTTGAAGGCTCGCGAGCTCGTGAAGCAGGTTTATGTGGACGAACGCGTGCGCGAGTACATCGTGAACTTGGTCTTGGCCACTCGTGATCCGGGTAGCATCAAGCGTAGCGACTTGGTGGGCTTTGTGGAAGTGGGCGCTTCTCCGCGTGCTTCTATTGGTCTTGCCCAGGCTTCGAAGGCTCATGCGTTTATCCAGGGCCGCGCTTATGTGACGCCGGAAGATGTGAAGGCTGTCGCGATGGAAGTGCTCCGCCACCGTGTGATTCTGAGCTACGAAGCCGAAGCTGAAGAAGTCACTGCCGAAACCGTCGTGCAGAAGATTTTGGACTCGGTTGAGGTTCCGTAA